TCACCGGTTTCCTCCACCAGGCCCCTGCACAGATCATGGATATTTCTTCCAAGGGAGTCATCCCTCCTTATGGATGTTATACCCTCAAGGGCCCTGTTCCAGTAGATTACAGTGCCGGATTCATCTGTGAGTGCGATGCCATCGGAGATCCTGTCAACAACCCCCCTGAACCTGAGTTCGCTTTCAATGAGCCTCGCAGTCGCCTTCTTCTGGAGGCTTATATCTGCAGCGCTGACCACGAAGCCCATGGCCTCACCCATACGCCCCATTATGGGTGAAATGGTCACTATAACCTCAAGTTCCCGGCCATCTGCAGATTTTACGGTTGATTCAAACTCTGCAGAGTCAACAGCCTCCATAACCTCAGTCATCATTTCCCTGTCAGAGGGGCTGAAGAGCTCCTGGGCGGGTCTTCCCATCAGTTCATCTTCACCGTAGCGGAGCTTATCCTGGACGCTCCTGCTTGCAGCGGTTATCCTCCCCTGAAGGTCTGTTATCATCAGGAATGATGGGACCGTGGCCATTATCCTGTCGGCTGCAAGTGCCGGTGTGAGGAGGGGGAAGTCGTACTTCCAGATGCCGTATGAAATGAAGATTAGCCCCACGGTGAGCATGGTCTGTGTGAGCTCAGGGAAGGGTATGGCCATGAGTTCCCTTACAATGAAATCCGTTGAGAAACTTATTATTAGGGGTATGAAAAGACCGCAGAAGAGGTAGAGGGCCTCCCTCCTCTCAGGACCCTCCGTTCTTACATATTCCCTGAGGGCGTTGCCGGCAGCTATCAGGGTGACCATCACCGTCCAGATGGAGAATACAAGGAAGACTGTGGGGTTCTCAGGGAGGGAATAGGTCCACCCATAGTAGGTGTGGACGGCTCCGGCTATTAGAAGATCGGTCCCCAGGCCGATGAGTATGAGGATGACTGCCGGTAAGTATATCAGCGGGGTCATCCAGCGCCTCAGCCTCCCGGAGTAGAACAGTGAAATGTGCAGTAGCAGAGCAGGTATAACCGGCCAGAGGAGGCTCAGTTTAAGCCATGGATAGGCACCTGAAGCGGTCTCCACTATGCGGTACATGAACTCGGTGAAGGCCATGAGGGAGACCGCAACGCCGAGGCCCGATACAAGGAGGTTGAGCCTGCTTTTTGGGTTGCGGTAGTAGATGAAGGTTGCGGTGTAGAATGCGAGGACGGATGCAACCAGTGAGAGTATGGCGTAGGGGTTCATCTGTTCATCCCCCC
The sequence above is drawn from the Methanothermobacter wolfeii genome and encodes:
- a CDS encoding histidine kinase dimerization/phosphoacceptor domain -containing protein — translated: MNPYAILSLVASVLAFYTATFIYYRNPKSRLNLLVSGLGVAVSLMAFTEFMYRIVETASGAYPWLKLSLLWPVIPALLLHISLFYSGRLRRWMTPLIYLPAVILILIGLGTDLLIAGAVHTYYGWTYSLPENPTVFLVFSIWTVMVTLIAAGNALREYVRTEGPERREALYLFCGLFIPLIISFSTDFIVRELMAIPFPELTQTMLTVGLIFISYGIWKYDFPLLTPALAADRIMATVPSFLMITDLQGRITAASRSVQDKLRYGEDELMGRPAQELFSPSDREMMTEVMEAVDSAEFESTVKSADGRELEVIVTISPIMGRMGEAMGFVVSAADISLQKKATARLIESELRFRGVVDRISDGIALTDESGTVIYWNRALEGITSIRRDDSLGRNIHDLCRGLVEETGDGEFLLGDRVISVSGFDVRASEILRCLLVRDVTESRSYEESLRRSLREKETLLREIHHRVKNNLQIISSLLNLQKGALRDEEDVRLFEESQNRIRSMAMIHESLYQSETLSEINLREYLPRLAVSLISSYGASGVRSEVETDDLRLDIEKALPLALIMNELITNSLKYAFPDGRGLIRIRIHSDNGECVLEYSDDGVGLPEDYDPETSDSLGMTLVRSLGGQLDAEFEVDGKDGFRFRMRFPCT